A single Mytilus trossulus isolate FHL-02 chromosome 12, PNRI_Mtr1.1.1.hap1, whole genome shotgun sequence DNA region contains:
- the LOC134692645 gene encoding uncharacterized protein LOC134692645, with the protein MDDSSDSSFHIGDVCITALDVVNFATVFLILILTISGFGIIVHLHCKEKNEEERIEKVRGIRNVMADKIAGILRNKINKIEEFVQDNIDVYHEKNKKREETKENQLKTETPTSPRNLNEIDENEYSSDDENPCESDNSRDNDDLDETEYQSSETYLDISHEEICR; encoded by the exons ATGGATGACAGTTCAGATTCCA GTTTCCATATTGGAGACGTCTGCATAACAGCCTTAGATGTAGTTAACTTCGCTActgtattcttaattttaataCTGACAATATCTGGTTTTGGAATTATTGTGCATCTTCACTGTAAAGAGAAAAATGAAGAGGAAAGAATAGAAAAAGTCAGAGGCATTCGAAATGTAATGGCTGACAAAATTGCAGGTATCCTTCgaaataagataaataaaattgaagagTTTGTTCAGGATAATATAGATGTTTatcacgaaaaaaataaaaaaagggagGAAACTAAAGAAAATCAACTCAAAACGGAAACTCCAACATCGCCaagaaatttaaatgaaatagacGAAAATGAATACTCGAGTGACGACGAAAATCCATGCGAAAGTGATAACTCCAGAGACAACGATGATCTAGACGAAACTGAATACCAAAGCAGcgaaacatatttagatatcaGTCATGAAGAGATTTGTCGCTGA
- the LOC134692646 gene encoding uncharacterized protein LOC134692646, translated as MVLRCILILIFVPFILSNPTGCTYSTDILLYSCDSRLWVLPLDYSQFTVQPQRLLIKDMSGELAASAPNGPVFSGFSAINTALFDVRFPPSLHIMCVANGFLMMVKDAFQDFGWVEELIIQDCDILSLPAQVFAHFGDLNSLIIEGGSMDAMVADTFYGLNVNKMSSAVTPKGELILRNTEIIGGSLPYGGLFTQSNVSTIVLDNIHLSSLRTDTFYNNLKLTNLSISYNALTSIPDNLFIQSQSLQYVRIYGIPWACACSSLGFIPYVINNNITLEGDIICTSPANYAICFCFTDQRAAVYYVTNCISYDVCAGQTGFVSGGKCITVLDIISYVLFVLNTIIACIAFGLVLHLFLRLKEIKDKRRGFMLRRMFGVEQAKTKTFNVVKPRDPSFD; from the exons ATGGTTCTCCGATGCATTTTGATACTGATATTTGTACCTTTTATACTGTCTAATCCGACCGGATGTACGTACAGTACAGACATTCTGTTATATTCCTGCGACAGCCGATTATGGGTGTTACCTCTAGATTATTCCCAGTTTACGGTGCAGCCACAGAGACTTCTGATCAAAGACATGTCCGGAGAGCTTGCAGCATCTGCTCCTAATGGACCCGTGTTTAGTGGCTTCAGTGCGATCAATACGGCATTATTTGATGTAAGATTCCCGCCATCTTTACACATAATGTGTGTCGCTAATGGCTTTCTCATGATGGTTAAAGATGCATTTCAAGATTTTGGATGGGTTGAGGAACTGATTATACAGGATTGTGACATTCTTTCGCTCCCCGCGCAAGTATTCGCACATTTTGGTGATCTGAATTCTTTAATCATAGAAGGTGGTTCAATGGATGCTATGGTCGCAGACACTTTCTATGGATTAAATGTCAACAAAATGTCGTCTGCTGTCACACCCAAAGGGGAACTTATACTTCGGAACACTGAAATTATTGGCGGTTCTTTGCCATACGGCGGTCTCTTCACTCAAAGCAATGTATCAACTATAGTACTAGACAACATACACCTGAGCTCTCTTCGTACAGATACATTCTATAATAACCTTAAACTTACCAATTTATCTATAAGTTACAACGCATTAACTAGTATCCCAGACAATCTGTTTATCCAGTCACAATCTTTACAATACGTTCGGATATACGGCATACCTTGGGCGTGTGCATGCAGCTCTCTCGGGTTTATACCTTATGTCATCAACAATAACATCACTTTAGAAGGAGATATAATTTGTACATCGCCTGCGAATTATGCAA tttgtttttgttttacagatCAGAGAGCAGCAGTTTATTATGTCACTAACTGTATAAGTTATGATGTTTGTGCTGGGCAAACAG GTTTTGTAAGTGGTGGAAAATGTATAACTGTGTTAGATATCATAAGTTATGTATTATTCGTTCTCAATACTATCATAGCTTGTATAGCATTTGGTCTCGTGTTGCATCTTTTCCTCCGACTTAAAGAAATTAAGGACAAAAGAAGAGGTTTTATGCTACGGAGAATGTTTGGTGTTGAGCAGGCCAAGACTAAaactttcaatgttgtcaagCCACGGGACCCTTCATTTGACTAA